The DNA region TGGCTGTCATTATTGACGGTAGTAGCGTCGTACGTTCCATTAACCGCTCCGCTGAATGTTGTGGCTTGCAAGAGGTCGGTGTACGTATACCCGCCGAGTTTCTCGCTGTTTCCCGCTGAGAAAGAGTATGGAACAGTGTTAAACCGTTGCCGCGGGCTAAGGACATCGGTTCCAGTTTGTATCTCAAGAAACAGGTTGTCATTAACAAAAAGATTGGGGTTTAGTGCAGTATAACTTCCCAGTACAACGTTGAACATACCATTTACAATAGGTGTATTACTATGAGTTTCAGTCCATACCATACTCCCGCCGGTTTTCGCGTCATAAATCGTGAAAATCATGTCAAACGTACCTGTGAGCGGCTGCGCAGCGGTATCCAAAAGCCGTCCTTGAAAATTTACTTGCCCGGGTACGCTATGGCATAGTGATACAGAAAATATGAGAGAAGTAAGGACTTGAAAAAAAGTGTAGCGTTTCAGCATATAACATTATCCTCCATAAAATATATTCAACCTTTAATCTTGTTACGCATACATTTTAATACGCTTGTACGTATTTCAGACGCTACCGGCGGGCAGCCTTTAACAAAAACGTGGCCATCCCGGAATTTCATTGTGCAGTTACCGATAAGGATGGTATCCTTTGGCAAGTTGCCAATATTTTTTCCGATTGCCAGGCGTAAGGGCTTCTCCGCGGTGTAGTAGTCCGCAAATTCGGAATAATACCGTTTCAAAAACATAAGTACCGTAGATAAACACGCACTGCAGGAATCGCGGTCATCAACTTTTACGTTGAGGTATTCAACTGAGATTTTTGATGGCGGGCGTTTATATGGTGTTACCCAGTTAAGATAATTATCCGGATCTACAGTTACTCCGCTGCCGTCAAGGTCAAACCCTTCTGAAGAATTAATAGATATCCTGAGGTGATGTACTTCCGCAGGGTTTATACCCATCAACTGTACTGCCACCCAGTCTGCTGCGAGGCAGTTTAATGACGCAATCACGAGCCCGGAGTTTATAGGTTCACCCGCACTGGGGCCTAACCCTTCCTGTCCGTAGGTACCGTCAATAACTGTGAGATTGGGCAACAGTATTTTTGATATATCCACAATCGCATAGTCCAACGGTTTTGCGGGGGGGACGATGATGTCATTTGGAGGTAATTGATGTAACTTAACCTTTTCTTTGCCATACAAACACCCCTTCATATTCTTTAGCCCAAGCGATACCTGTGTATGCATATGAGTTTTCATGACAGGTACAGAGATTATAAAGTCAAAATCCAAAACATCTGAGCAGATACGGAGTTTATTTATAACTTTACCGTTAGGAATACTTTTTTCTACCCACTTATGCGCATCAAGGTCGGCAAGCATAACACTGCGTTCACGTGCAACTGCTGCAATACCGCAGGATTCCATAGCGTCCAGAGGTTTAACCCCTACGATAGAACTTTCCCCAACAGTGATGCTGGTAACCCCGTTTTCAAGAAGGTGGTCAATTATTGCGGCAATAACAATTGGGTGAGTGGTAACACCTTTCCCAGCTTCTGCGATACGGCCGGCGTTTGGTTTTACCAAAACTTTCTTTCCGCGTAATGCCGTGAAGTCATACCCGAGATTTGACATAACCTCACGGGTGACTGCGTATCCGTCTGTCCCTTTACGTACAACGACTTTGTTTATGCTCATAAAATAGTATTTTATCAAATAATTTGGGGTGTAATACTTTCAATCTGCCCGTCTTTGAACTTAAGAACGCGTTTTGCGTGTTCTGCAACTGTCATATCATGTGTTACCAGTATGACAGTAATTCCCTGAGAGTTAAGTTGTCCGAAGATTGACATAATATCCTTCCCTGACCGCGAGTCTAGGTTGCCTGTAGGTTCATCCGCAAGAATGATCTTGGGTTCATTAACCATAGCGCGTGCGATTGCTACCCGTTGCTGCTGTCCCCCTGAAAGCTCGGTAGGTTTATGGTGAATACGTTCACCTAACCCCACGAGTTCCAACGCAGAACGTGCTCTCTCTTTCCTATCCTTAATTCTGCCGTAGAGAAGAGGGAGTTCAACATTCTCAAGCGCGCTTGCGCGGGGGAGTAACTGAAAAGACTGGAATACAAAACCTATTTTTTTATTTCTCATCCGTGAAAGCTCGGTGTCGTCATACTTATCAACCGGCGTGTTCTCAAATAAGTATGATCCTTTTGACGGTTTATCCAAACATCCCAGGATATGCAGGCAGGTAGACTTCCCGGAACCTGATGGGCCGGTTAACGCAACATACTCACCTGCATTTATGACAAACGATACGTTGTTTAATGCAACAATTTCAATTTTTGATAACCGGTACGTACGTGAAACATTGCGGAATTCTATCATGTTATTCATATCTTAACGCTTCCACAGGGTCAAGATTAGCTGCTTTATCCGCGGGGTATAAACCAAAAACTATTCCTATCGTAACAGAAACAACAAATGAAATTATGATGATGTTTATAGACACTGCAGTTGCCCAGCCGGAGTATAAAGATATTATTTGCACAGCAATCAAGCCCAGAAGTATGCCTATGACACCTCCTAACCCGCTGAGGACTGAGGTTTCAACCAAAAATTGTTGGATAATATCCGTCTTTGTTGCGCCCATAGCGCGCCGGATGCCAATTTCGCGTGTGCGTTCCGTAACTGTTGCAAGCATGATGTTCATCACGCCAATACCGCCGACCAGTAACGATATCCCGGCAATACAGCCGAGGACAATATTAAATATTGCTTGTGTCTCCTGGCTTTGGCGTAACAGTTCCCTTGGGACAATAATTTCGTAGTCCTCAACATTATGATGAAGTTTATCGAGGATGGTTTTGATAACCGCGACTTCTGAGAGGACATGTTTATCGTCATTAACCTGTACCGTGATTTCTGTTATACGGTCAGTGTCGGAGAGTTTAACAACTTTTTTCATTAACGTTGTCAGCGGGACATAAAGGTCTTTACTTATATCACGTACCTGGATAGTTGAAAGTTTGGTTTTATCGGTCTTACCGCTGCCGGTATCCGCAGTTTCCCTGTTGTCAAGTACGCCGATGACTTCAAAAGAACGGTTCGCAAAGTTTACCTTTTCCCCTAAACAAGGTTTTAACCCAAAAAGTTCGGCCTTCAACTTTGCACCAAGGATGCATACCTGATTATAATTCTCGAGGTCAATATTACTAAAATTCCGTCCTTGCTTAAGTGTAAGGTTCATTACGGGAAAGTATTCGGGTTCTACACCGAGTACCCGCGTACCAAGTTTTTTTTTGGGAAAC from Elusimicrobiota bacterium includes:
- a CDS encoding ABC transporter permease, encoding MNLFEIIKLSLRQLKVQKLRSILTLLGIIFGISAVISMMSISEGAKREVMQRIQLLGLNNINIRSLKTVNIDEEQTQITYSLGLSTIDKSVLKQNCPNIKYISSVKEVKSNITFPKKKLGTRVLGVEPEYFPVMNLTLKQGRNFSNIDLENYNQVCILGAKLKAELFGLKPCLGEKVNFANRSFEVIGVLDNRETADTGSGKTDKTKLSTIQVRDISKDLYVPLTTLMKKVVKLSDTDRITEITVQVNDDKHVLSEVAVIKTILDKLHHNVEDYEIIVPRELLRQSQETQAIFNIVLGCIAGISLLVGGIGVMNIMLATVTERTREIGIRRAMGATKTDIIQQFLVETSVLSGLGGVIGILLGLIAVQIISLYSGWATAVSINIIIISFVVSVTIGIVFGLYPADKAANLDPVEALRYE
- a CDS encoding DUF362 domain-containing protein; the protein is MSINKVVVRKGTDGYAVTREVMSNLGYDFTALRGKKVLVKPNAGRIAEAGKGVTTHPIVIAAIIDHLLENGVTSITVGESSIVGVKPLDAMESCGIAAVARERSVMLADLDAHKWVEKSIPNGKVINKLRICSDVLDFDFIISVPVMKTHMHTQVSLGLKNMKGCLYGKEKVKLHQLPPNDIIVPPAKPLDYAIVDISKILLPNLTVIDGTYGQEGLGPSAGEPINSGLVIASLNCLAADWVAVQLMGINPAEVHHLRISINSSEGFDLDGSGVTVDPDNYLNWVTPYKRPPSKISVEYLNVKVDDRDSCSACLSTVLMFLKRYYSEFADYYTAEKPLRLAIGKNIGNLPKDTILIGNCTMKFRDGHVFVKGCPPVASEIRTSVLKCMRNKIKG
- a CDS encoding ABC transporter ATP-binding protein, whose amino-acid sequence is MIEFRNVSRTYRLSKIEIVALNNVSFVINAGEYVALTGPSGSGKSTCLHILGCLDKPSKGSYLFENTPVDKYDDTELSRMRNKKIGFVFQSFQLLPRASALENVELPLLYGRIKDRKERARSALELVGLGERIHHKPTELSGGQQQRVAIARAMVNEPKIILADEPTGNLDSRSGKDIMSIFGQLNSQGITVILVTHDMTVAEHAKRVLKFKDGQIESITPQII